A stretch of Flavobacterium sp. N2270 DNA encodes these proteins:
- a CDS encoding TonB-dependent receptor, with the protein MKFNSLLLFLLFSLIGFSQNGRVTGTILDKEYDNEPLVFANVLIKGTTIGTSTDDFGKYSISLKPGSYTLIVNYLGYETKEFPFTLKANQTVTINHTLEASGVQLNDVVVVHTVSKESESALLNEQQKSVEIKQSIGAQELSKKGVSDVAAAVTKTTGISKQEGSGSIYVRGLGDRYNSTSMNGLPIPSNDPEKKNIDLGIFSTDIVEYVSIDKVYNSRMYGDFAGGNIDIMSKDYNGSGFLAFGLKSAINTNAVSNKNFRLQDGPSFLGFHNSSVPSNVLSSYNFENSLNPHKESPWASGLSLAGGKRFNLGEVSRLSLFASVSFDNEYTAIKNGIARSVNAEGVATKDFNKYESFGYNTNTTGLFNLGFKINNNHKIKYNSVFINSSSQSLKEYNGFVADVTQEDGFIRRNEYIKNSIFINQLLGEHKYKDRYSANWGISYNQVKGDMPDRTTNTLKRNSTNDFVIANNSASDNQRYYQKLTEDEYAVSLSGDYKFAKKEDEFKGKITIGYNGKYKSRDFEATQFNFKINALTPGATTTIIDPNNIDAYFNETNFNNGYFTINTYNGGVNSPNALNPQTYSGLQFISSAFGSVEYQFSKKFFAVVGLRSDQIYQSVEWQTQVDPIGDKNYFTKVGVLPNVTAKYELNDKQNLRFGASKTYTLPQFKETAPFIYEEINQQKIGNKDLYPSDDYNFDLKWEYFPKNEEVIAITGFGKYIQNPMNEVTIASSSNDISYVNTGDWGYAAGIEFEGKKILYNRSNETINNNISGGLNISYMYTNQELDNEKVANETAFNTTFTEKNTSFSGASDLLINADVTFLKEWKKTETNLMATIAYSTYSDKIYAIGTQGRGNIVEKSIGSLDFILKSKLTKNLGIGLSAKNLLNPDFKMVQENPNSDITIQSFKKGINTSLSLNYKF; encoded by the coding sequence ATGAAATTCAATTCGTTACTATTATTTTTATTATTTAGTCTAATAGGGTTTTCTCAAAATGGTAGAGTAACCGGAACTATTTTAGACAAAGAATATGACAATGAACCTTTAGTTTTTGCAAACGTTCTTATTAAAGGAACAACTATAGGGACTTCTACAGATGATTTTGGAAAATACTCAATATCACTTAAACCAGGAAGCTATACTTTAATTGTAAACTATCTTGGTTATGAAACTAAAGAGTTCCCTTTTACGTTAAAAGCAAATCAAACTGTAACCATTAACCATACTCTTGAAGCAAGTGGTGTTCAATTAAATGATGTGGTGGTGGTACATACCGTTTCTAAAGAAAGTGAATCTGCTTTATTAAATGAACAACAAAAATCTGTTGAAATTAAACAAAGTATTGGAGCACAGGAACTTTCTAAAAAAGGAGTTAGTGACGTTGCAGCAGCAGTAACAAAAACAACAGGAATCTCAAAACAAGAAGGTTCTGGAAGTATTTATGTTAGAGGTCTTGGAGATAGATACAATTCTACTTCTATGAATGGACTTCCTATTCCTTCAAACGACCCTGAAAAAAAGAATATAGATTTAGGTATTTTCTCTACAGATATTGTTGAATACGTTTCTATTGACAAAGTATATAACAGTAGAATGTATGGTGATTTTGCAGGTGGAAACATAGACATAATGTCTAAAGATTATAATGGCTCAGGATTTTTAGCATTTGGATTAAAATCTGCCATTAACACAAATGCAGTATCAAATAAAAATTTCAGATTACAAGACGGCCCTTCATTTTTAGGCTTTCACAATTCAAGTGTACCTTCAAATGTATTATCAAGTTATAATTTTGAGAATAGTTTAAATCCACATAAAGAATCTCCATGGGCTTCTGGTTTAAGCTTAGCTGGAGGAAAACGGTTTAATTTAGGGGAAGTTAGTAGATTAAGTTTATTTGCTTCTGTTTCATTTGACAATGAATATACTGCAATTAAAAACGGAATAGCAAGATCTGTAAACGCTGAAGGAGTTGCTACTAAAGATTTTAACAAATATGAATCTTTTGGTTACAATACTAATACTACAGGTTTATTTAATTTAGGATTTAAAATTAACAACAATCATAAAATAAAATACAATAGTGTATTTATCAATTCATCATCTCAATCACTAAAAGAATACAATGGTTTTGTTGCCGATGTTACTCAAGAAGATGGTTTTATAAGAAGAAATGAATACATTAAAAACTCTATTTTTATAAACCAATTGCTTGGTGAGCACAAATATAAAGATAGATATTCTGCAAACTGGGGAATCTCATACAACCAAGTAAAAGGAGATATGCCAGATAGAACTACAAACACTCTTAAAAGAAATAGCACAAATGACTTTGTAATTGCTAATAACTCTGCTTCAGATAATCAAAGATATTACCAGAAGCTAACTGAAGACGAATATGCCGTAAGCCTTTCTGGAGATTATAAATTTGCGAAAAAAGAAGATGAATTTAAAGGAAAAATAACTATTGGTTATAATGGAAAATATAAATCTAGAGATTTTGAAGCTACTCAGTTTAACTTTAAAATTAATGCTTTAACTCCTGGCGCAACTACAACAATCATAGACCCAAATAATATTGATGCCTATTTCAACGAAACAAACTTTAATAACGGATACTTTACAATTAATACTTATAATGGAGGTGTTAATAGTCCAAACGCTTTAAATCCACAAACTTATTCAGGGCTACAATTTATAAGTAGTGCTTTTGGATCTGTAGAATATCAATTTTCAAAAAAATTCTTCGCTGTAGTTGGACTTCGTTCTGATCAAATTTACCAAAGCGTAGAATGGCAAACTCAAGTAGATCCTATTGGCGATAAAAACTACTTTACAAAAGTAGGAGTGTTACCAAATGTTACTGCAAAATATGAACTTAACGACAAACAAAACTTAAGATTTGGCGCAAGTAAAACTTATACTTTACCTCAATTTAAAGAAACAGCTCCATTTATCTACGAAGAAATAAACCAACAAAAAATTGGTAATAAAGATTTATATCCTTCAGATGATTACAACTTTGACTTAAAATGGGAATATTTTCCTAAAAATGAAGAAGTAATTGCAATAACTGGTTTTGGTAAATATATTCAAAACCCTATGAACGAAGTTACTATTGCATCATCAAGTAATGATATTTCTTATGTAAACACTGGAGATTGGGGTTACGCAGCAGGAATTGAATTTGAAGGTAAAAAAATACTTTATAACAGAAGTAATGAAACTATCAACAATAACATTTCTGGAGGATTAAACATTTCATACATGTACACTAATCAGGAATTAGATAATGAAAAAGTAGCAAACGAAACTGCATTTAATACCACTTTTACTGAAAAAAACACATCGTTTTCTGGAGCTTCAGATTTATTAATAAATGCGGATGTTACTTTTCTTAAAGAATGGAAAAAAACAGAAACTAACTTAATGGCTACAATTGCTTACTCTACTTATTCAGATAAAATTTACGCAATTGGAACTCAAGGAAGAGGAAATATTGTTGAAAAATCTATTGGTTCTCTTGACTTTATCTTAAAATCTAAATTGACTAAAAACCTAGGTATTGGGTTATCTGCTAAAAACTTATTAAATCCTGATTTTAAAATGGTTCAGGAAAACCCAAACAGCGATATTACAATTCAATCCTTTAAAAAAGGTATAAACACAAGCTTATCACTTAATTATAAATTTTAA
- a CDS encoding response regulator transcription factor, giving the protein MNNQEITILLVDDEPDILEIVGYNLSQEGYKIITASNGKEAVSTAKKETPQLIIMDVMMPEMDGIEACEKIRQVPELQNTIITFLTARSEDYSQMAGFDAGADDYISKPIKPRILVSKVKALLRRVKDNAEVSDILNVGGIEINREEYKIVKEGEEISLPRKEFELFYLLATKPGKVFTREEILDKVWGNEVIVGGRTIDVHIRKLREKIGDEFFKTIKGVGYKIEF; this is encoded by the coding sequence ATGAATAATCAAGAAATTACGATTTTATTAGTAGATGATGAACCAGATATATTAGAAATTGTAGGTTATAATTTATCTCAAGAAGGTTATAAGATTATTACAGCTTCAAATGGTAAAGAGGCTGTTTCAACTGCAAAAAAAGAAACTCCACAATTAATAATTATGGATGTAATGATGCCAGAAATGGACGGTATAGAAGCTTGTGAAAAAATTAGACAAGTTCCCGAGTTACAAAATACAATCATTACTTTTTTAACAGCTCGTTCAGAAGATTATTCTCAAATGGCAGGGTTTGATGCAGGAGCTGATGATTATATCTCAAAACCTATCAAGCCAAGAATTTTAGTTAGTAAAGTAAAAGCGTTATTGAGAAGAGTCAAGGATAATGCTGAAGTTTCGGATATTTTAAATGTTGGCGGAATAGAAATAAATAGAGAAGAATATAAAATTGTAAAGGAAGGTGAAGAAATTTCTTTGCCAAGAAAAGAGTTTGAATTATTCTACTTACTAGCAACAAAACCAGGAAAGGTTTTTACAAGAGAAGAAATTTTAGATAAAGTTTGGGGCAATGAAGTTATTGTGGGAGGAAGAACTATTGATGTTCATATTAGAAAGCTTAGAGAGAAAATTGGAGATGAGTTTTTTAAAACCATAAAAGGAGTAGGTTATAAAATTGAATTTTAA
- a CDS encoding sensor histidine kinase encodes MSFNFKKSYKFATFSAIFISLFLLILFLFFHFFIAEISFHLIFFIVFSSFIFSFFALQYRVEKFIYQRVKKIYDDVSLLETSSFRNQSITTDMATLTKEVQKFAKDKKLEIETLKIREEYRREFLGNVSHELKTPLFTVQGYLLTLLDGAMDDKNIRKKYLQRAEKGVERLIYIVKDLDMITKLETGDLNLDLSEFDIIEVIQNVFDLLEMRAAKKNITLTFDTKYKEKIVVFADQEKIQQVVTNLVMNSIKYGKEKGTTEVSVENLVNNKVIVRITDNGEGIEKKHISRLFERFYRVDKSGARSEGGSGLGLAIVKHIVEGHNEKIYIESEFGVGSEFSFTLEKVK; translated from the coding sequence ATGAGTTTTAATTTTAAAAAATCATATAAATTCGCTACTTTTTCAGCTATTTTCATTAGCTTGTTTTTATTAATCTTATTTTTGTTTTTTCATTTTTTTATTGCAGAAATAAGCTTTCATCTTATCTTTTTTATTGTTTTTTCATCGTTTATTTTTTCTTTTTTTGCTCTTCAGTATAGAGTTGAAAAATTTATATATCAAAGAGTAAAAAAAATATACGATGATGTTTCTTTATTAGAAACAAGCTCTTTTAGAAATCAATCTATAACCACGGATATGGCAACTTTAACTAAAGAGGTTCAAAAGTTTGCAAAAGATAAAAAACTCGAAATAGAAACGTTGAAAATTCGAGAAGAGTATAGAAGAGAGTTTTTAGGAAATGTTTCTCATGAATTAAAAACTCCTTTATTTACAGTTCAGGGCTATTTATTAACATTGTTAGATGGAGCAATGGACGATAAAAACATTCGAAAAAAATATTTACAAAGAGCAGAAAAAGGTGTAGAAAGGCTTATTTATATTGTAAAAGACTTAGATATGATAACAAAGTTAGAAACAGGCGATTTAAACCTTGATCTTTCTGAATTTGATATTATTGAAGTCATTCAAAATGTTTTTGATTTACTCGAAATGAGAGCTGCTAAAAAAAATATCACACTTACTTTTGATACTAAATATAAAGAAAAAATAGTGGTTTTTGCAGATCAAGAAAAAATTCAACAAGTGGTTACTAATTTGGTTATGAACTCTATTAAATATGGTAAAGAAAAAGGTACTACAGAAGTTAGTGTTGAAAATTTAGTAAATAATAAGGTTATCGTTAGGATTACTGATAATGGGGAAGGAATTGAAAAGAAACATATTTCAAGACTTTTTGAACGCTTTTATAGAGTAGATAAAAGTGGAGCAAGAAGCGAAGGTGGTTCAGGACTTGGATTAGCTATTGTAAAACATATTGTAGAAGGACATAATGAGAAAATTTACATAGAAAGTGAATTTGGAGTAGGTTCTGAGTTTTCATTTACTTTAGAAAAGGTCAAATAA
- a CDS encoding glycosyltransferase, whose translation MKKILVAPLNWGLGHATRCIPIINGLIDNGFEPVIASDGVALELLKKEFPKLISFELPSYNIQYAQKGRNFKWKMIAQIPKIISAIQNEQKTVAKIISAYHFDGIISDNRLGVFSKEVPSVFITHQLNVLTGSTSWLTTILHKKYIQKFDECWVPDVETSPNLSGKLGHPTELIKNVKYIGPLSRLCKKPMPTVYDLMVLLSGPEPQRTILEEKIILELEKYPKKVIFIKGVVEKKQIKEVKNNITYYNFMNSRELQTTFNESNHILCRSGYTTVMDLAKLNKKAFFIATPGQYEQEYLAKKFKKEGIIPSCKQEDFTIKKLDEIELYKGFTNYSKKITWKELFDLF comes from the coding sequence ATGAAAAAAATATTAGTTGCTCCTTTAAACTGGGGACTTGGTCATGCCACAAGATGCATTCCTATAATTAATGGGTTAATTGATAATGGTTTTGAACCTGTAATTGCATCTGATGGAGTTGCTTTAGAATTATTAAAAAAAGAATTCCCAAAACTAATTTCATTTGAACTTCCTTCCTATAACATTCAATATGCTCAAAAAGGAAGAAATTTTAAATGGAAAATGATTGCTCAAATTCCTAAAATTATTTCAGCAATTCAGAACGAGCAAAAAACAGTAGCTAAAATAATAAGCGCTTATCATTTTGACGGAATTATTTCTGATAATAGATTAGGTGTTTTTTCAAAAGAAGTTCCTTCTGTGTTTATTACGCATCAGTTAAATGTTTTAACAGGAAGTACTTCATGGCTAACTACAATATTGCACAAGAAATACATTCAAAAATTCGATGAATGCTGGGTTCCTGATGTAGAAACCAGCCCCAATTTATCAGGAAAACTTGGCCATCCTACAGAATTGATTAAAAATGTAAAATACATTGGCCCTTTAAGTAGATTATGCAAAAAACCAATGCCAACTGTTTATGATTTAATGGTTTTATTATCTGGTCCAGAACCTCAACGAACCATTTTAGAAGAAAAAATAATTTTAGAATTAGAAAAATACCCTAAAAAAGTAATTTTCATTAAAGGGGTAGTTGAAAAAAAACAAATTAAAGAAGTTAAAAACAACATTACTTACTACAACTTCATGAACAGCAGAGAATTACAAACCACTTTTAATGAAAGTAATCATATATTATGTCGTTCTGGTTACACTACTGTTATGGACTTAGCAAAACTAAATAAGAAAGCATTTTTCATTGCAACCCCTGGGCAATATGAACAAGAATATTTAGCTAAAAAATTCAAAAAAGAAGGAATTATACCTTCTTGCAAACAAGAAGATTTTACAATTAAAAAATTAGATGAAATTGAATTATACAAAGGTTTTACAAATTATAGTAAAAAAATAACTTGGAAAGAATTATTTGACCTTTTCTAA
- a CDS encoding UDP-2,3-diacylglucosamine diphosphatase — protein MKKRKVELAVISDVHLGTYGCHAKELLEYLSSIKPKTLILNGDIIDIWQFRKSYFPKDHLKVIKKIISMSSKGTKVYYLTGNHDEFLRKFSDLHLGNLSLLNKLVLDLDGKKAWIFHGDVFDASITHAKWLAKLGGWGYDMLILINRFINWVLAKMKKEPYSLSKKIKNNVKSAVKFITNFENVCTELAIENNYDYVICGHIHEPKMEVVENDKGKTLYLNSGDWIENLTALEYNNKKWKLYKHELHKVEAEEETFEYENKLAEQFISVLKN, from the coding sequence GTGAAGAAACGAAAAGTAGAACTTGCTGTAATTTCCGATGTGCATTTAGGTACTTATGGTTGTCATGCAAAGGAATTATTAGAATATTTGTCTTCTATTAAACCTAAAACGCTTATTCTAAACGGAGATATTATTGATATTTGGCAATTTAGAAAATCTTATTTTCCTAAAGATCATTTGAAAGTTATAAAAAAAATAATTTCAATGAGCTCTAAAGGAACAAAGGTGTATTACTTAACAGGTAATCATGATGAGTTTTTAAGAAAGTTTTCCGATTTGCATCTTGGAAACCTAAGTTTACTTAACAAATTAGTTTTAGATTTAGATGGAAAAAAAGCATGGATATTTCATGGTGATGTTTTCGATGCTTCAATTACACATGCAAAATGGTTAGCAAAATTAGGCGGTTGGGGTTATGACATGTTAATTTTGATAAATCGATTTATTAATTGGGTTTTGGCTAAAATGAAAAAAGAACCTTATTCATTATCCAAAAAGATAAAAAACAATGTAAAATCGGCGGTAAAATTCATTACCAACTTTGAAAATGTTTGTACCGAATTAGCCATTGAAAACAACTATGACTATGTAATATGCGGACATATTCACGAACCAAAAATGGAAGTTGTAGAAAATGATAAAGGGAAAACATTATATTTAAATTCTGGTGACTGGATTGAAAATTTAACCGCCCTTGAATACAATAACAAAAAATGGAAGCTGTATAAACATGAATTACATAAAGTAGAAGCGGAAGAAGAAACTTTTGAATATGAAAATAAATTAGCGGAACAATTTATTTCTGTTTTAAAGAATTAA
- the trmB gene encoding tRNA (guanosine(46)-N7)-methyltransferase TrmB encodes MGSKNKLKRFKENETFANVFQPTREEVVGGTFPLKGKWRSDFFKNDNPVVLELGCGKGEYSVGLAKLNPNKNFIGIDIKGARFWRGAKTAIEDSMNNVAFLRTQIELIEHCFAKDEVDEIWITFPDPQIKYKRTKHRMTNAEFLENYKKVLKPNGLMHLKTDSEFMHGYTLGLLHGAGHEVIYANHNVYKNEGAPKEVTSIQTFYEGQYLEINKAITYIQFRIK; translated from the coding sequence GTGGGAAGCAAAAATAAATTAAAGCGATTTAAAGAAAACGAAACATTTGCAAACGTTTTTCAACCAACAAGAGAAGAAGTAGTGGGAGGAACATTTCCTTTAAAAGGAAAGTGGAGATCAGATTTTTTTAAAAATGACAATCCAGTTGTTTTAGAATTAGGCTGTGGAAAAGGAGAATATTCTGTTGGCCTGGCTAAATTAAATCCCAACAAAAATTTTATTGGTATCGATATAAAAGGGGCTCGTTTTTGGCGTGGAGCTAAAACGGCTATTGAAGACAGCATGAATAATGTTGCCTTTTTGCGAACTCAAATTGAACTTATTGAGCATTGTTTTGCTAAAGATGAGGTTGATGAAATTTGGATTACTTTCCCAGATCCACAAATAAAATACAAGCGTACTAAGCATAGAATGACAAATGCAGAATTTCTAGAAAACTATAAAAAAGTTTTAAAACCAAACGGATTAATGCATTTAAAAACAGATAGTGAATTTATGCACGGATATACTCTTGGTTTGTTACACGGAGCAGGTCATGAAGTTATTTATGCTAATCATAATGTGTATAAAAATGAAGGTGCACCAAAAGAAGTTACAAGTATTCAAACCTTTTATGAAGGTCAATATTTAGAAATTAACAAAGCAATTACGTATATTCAATTTCGTATTAAGTAA
- a CDS encoding MGMT family protein → MIKKNPNNENFFERVYEIARQIPYGKVTSYGAIAKALGAARSARMVGWAMNASHNREDVPAHRVVNRLGLLSGKHHFNGTNLMQQLLESEGVEVVDNQIVDFQKYFWEPDINS, encoded by the coding sequence TTGATAAAAAAGAATCCAAATAACGAAAATTTCTTCGAACGTGTTTACGAAATTGCACGTCAAATTCCTTACGGAAAAGTCACTTCTTATGGTGCAATTGCAAAAGCATTAGGTGCTGCTCGTTCTGCAAGAATGGTAGGTTGGGCAATGAATGCTTCGCATAATAGGGAAGATGTTCCTGCGCACAGAGTCGTAAATCGACTAGGTCTTTTGTCTGGAAAGCACCATTTTAATGGAACAAACTTAATGCAGCAATTATTAGAATCTGAAGGTGTAGAAGTGGTTGATAACCAAATTGTCGATTTCCAAAAATATTTTTGGGAGCCAGATATTAATTCTTAG
- a CDS encoding Mrp/NBP35 family ATP-binding protein — protein MKLDRKEILKALETISVAGEGKNMVESGAVQNVITFGDEVVVDLTLATPALHIKKRAEVDIMKVIHEKVYEKAKVKVNIKIEAPEKPEIPNQIKGKAIPGISNIIAVSSGKGGVGKSTVTANLAVTLANMGFKVGVLDADIYGPSMPIMFDVEQAKPTSVEIDGKSKMQPVQSYGVEILSIGFFTKPDQAVIWRGPMAAKALNQMIFDANWGEIDFMLIDLPPGTGDIHLSIMQSLPITGAVVVSTPQAVALADAKKGVAMFANESINVPVLGIIENMSYFTPEELPNNKYYIFGKEGARNLAQDLEVPFLGEIPLVQSIREAGDYGRPAALQTASPIEKAFEDLARNVVAETVSRNEALPPSEAIKITTMAGCSAVKGK, from the coding sequence ATGAAGTTAGATAGAAAAGAAATATTAAAAGCATTAGAAACTATTTCTGTTGCTGGAGAAGGTAAAAATATGGTTGAAAGTGGTGCGGTTCAAAACGTAATCACTTTTGGAGATGAAGTAGTAGTAGATCTTACATTGGCAACACCTGCTTTGCATATTAAAAAAAGAGCTGAAGTTGATATTATGAAAGTAATACATGAAAAAGTGTATGAAAAAGCGAAAGTAAAAGTAAATATAAAAATTGAAGCTCCAGAAAAACCAGAAATTCCAAATCAAATTAAAGGGAAAGCAATTCCTGGAATAAGTAATATTATTGCTGTTTCATCTGGTAAAGGTGGAGTTGGAAAGTCTACAGTTACTGCAAACTTGGCAGTTACTTTGGCAAATATGGGTTTCAAAGTTGGTGTTTTAGATGCTGATATTTACGGGCCATCAATGCCAATAATGTTTGATGTTGAGCAAGCAAAGCCAACATCGGTAGAAATTGATGGGAAATCAAAAATGCAACCGGTTCAAAGTTATGGTGTAGAAATTCTTTCTATTGGATTTTTCACAAAACCAGACCAAGCGGTAATTTGGCGTGGACCTATGGCTGCAAAAGCATTAAACCAAATGATTTTTGATGCCAACTGGGGAGAAATTGATTTTATGTTAATTGATTTGCCACCAGGTACTGGAGATATTCACCTTTCAATTATGCAATCGTTACCTATTACAGGGGCAGTTGTAGTAAGCACACCTCAAGCTGTTGCCTTGGCAGATGCTAAAAAAGGTGTTGCCATGTTTGCTAATGAAAGTATCAACGTTCCTGTTTTAGGAATTATTGAAAACATGTCTTATTTTACACCTGAAGAATTACCAAATAATAAATATTATATCTTTGGAAAAGAAGGTGCTCGTAATTTAGCACAAGATTTAGAAGTTCCGTTTTTAGGTGAAATTCCATTAGTTCAAAGTATTCGTGAAGCTGGAGATTATGGTCGTCCAGCAGCCCTGCAAACGGCTTCTCCAATTGAGAAAGCTTTTGAGGATTTAGCAAGAAATGTTGTTGCAGAAACAGTAAGTAGAAACGAAGCTTTGCCACCTTCTGAAGCAATAAAAATAACAACAATGGCAGGATGTTCTGCTGTTAAAGGAAAATAA
- a CDS encoding NifU family protein, with product MNKEEIVIGVEKALEEIRPFLNSDGGDISLVEIIDNKHVKVRLEGACTSCSLSISTMKAGVETTIKKFVPQIETVENIA from the coding sequence ATGAACAAAGAAGAAATTGTAATTGGTGTTGAAAAAGCGTTAGAAGAAATTCGTCCTTTTTTAAATTCTGATGGAGGTGATATTTCATTAGTTGAAATTATAGATAATAAACACGTTAAAGTTCGTTTAGAAGGTGCTTGTACAAGTTGTAGTTTAAGTATTAGTACTATGAAAGCGGGTGTTGAAACAACAATTAAAAAATTTGTTCCTCAAATTGAGACCGTAGAAAATATTGCTTAA
- a CDS encoding NAD(P)/FAD-dependent oxidoreductase, with protein sequence MIETDILIIGAGPTGLFTVFEAGLLQLKCHIIDALPQPGGQLAELYPKKPIFDIPGYPEVLAGDLVTNLMEQIKQFEPGFTLSQTAETIDKLEDGTFIVTTNKGVKHHAKAVAIAGGLGTFSPRKPQLENIEFYEEKGVEYFVKDPELFRDKKIVIAGGGDSALDWSVFLADVASSVTLVHRRNEFRGALDSVEKVQELKKLGKINLITPAEVVAVHGENHIEALTLENEGVQQKIETDFFIPLFGLTPKLGAIANWGLEIEKNAIKVNNALDYQTNIDGIYAIGDVNTYPGKLKLILCGFHESTLMCQSVYNRINPGKRYVLKYTTVSGVDGFDGTRKEAEKAVVKSID encoded by the coding sequence ATGATTGAAACAGATATACTAATAATTGGTGCAGGTCCAACAGGACTTTTTACCGTTTTTGAAGCAGGATTATTACAATTAAAATGTCATATTATTGACGCTTTGCCTCAGCCAGGAGGGCAATTAGCTGAATTATATCCAAAAAAACCAATATTTGATATTCCAGGTTATCCAGAAGTTTTAGCAGGTGATTTGGTAACTAATTTAATGGAACAAATTAAACAATTTGAACCAGGTTTTACGTTGTCACAAACTGCAGAAACTATTGATAAATTAGAAGATGGTACTTTTATTGTTACTACAAATAAAGGGGTAAAACATCATGCCAAAGCCGTTGCAATAGCAGGGGGGTTAGGTACTTTTTCACCAAGAAAACCTCAATTAGAAAATATTGAATTCTATGAAGAAAAAGGAGTAGAGTATTTTGTAAAAGATCCTGAATTGTTTAGAGATAAAAAAATCGTAATCGCTGGTGGTGGAGATTCTGCTTTAGATTGGAGTGTTTTCTTAGCAGATGTTGCTTCTTCAGTTACTTTAGTCCACAGAAGAAACGAATTTAGAGGAGCTTTAGATTCTGTAGAAAAAGTACAAGAATTAAAAAAATTAGGTAAAATTAACTTAATTACTCCAGCAGAAGTTGTTGCCGTTCATGGTGAAAATCATATTGAAGCCTTAACATTAGAAAACGAAGGTGTTCAACAAAAAATAGAAACGGATTTCTTTATTCCACTTTTTGGATTGACTCCAAAACTAGGAGCCATTGCTAATTGGGGATTAGAAATTGAGAAAAACGCTATCAAAGTAAACAACGCTTTAGATTATCAAACCAACATCGACGGAATTTATGCCATTGGTGATGTAAATACGTATCCAGGAAAATTAAAATTGATTCTTTGTGGTTTTCACGAATCAACGTTAATGTGTCAAAGTGTTTATAATAGAATCAATCCAGGAAAACGTTATGTGTTAAAATACACAACAGTTTCAGGAGTTGATGGTTTTGATGGAACAAGAAAAGAAGCTGAAAAAGCAGTGGTTAAATCAATCGACTAA
- a CDS encoding 2Fe-2S iron-sulfur cluster-binding protein: protein MTDVTIFITDRNGVKHEVLAPTDMNMNVMELIRSYELAEEGTVGVCGGMAMCASCQCYVLNDVLKTERNDDEEAMLSEAYHVKENSRLGCQIHIDENLDGLEIEIAPEQ, encoded by the coding sequence ATGACTGACGTTACAATATTTATCACCGATAGAAATGGAGTTAAACATGAAGTTTTAGCACCAACAGACATGAACATGAATGTTATGGAACTAATTCGTTCGTATGAATTGGCAGAAGAAGGAACAGTAGGTGTTTGTGGTGGAATGGCTATGTGTGCCTCATGTCAATGTTATGTTTTGAATGATGTTTTAAAAACAGAACGCAATGATGATGAAGAAGCAATGCTGTCAGAAGCTTATCATGTAAAAGAGAATAGTAGGTTAGGTTGCCAAATTCATATTGATGAAAATCTTGACGGTCTCGAAATTGAAATTGCACCAGAACAATAA
- a CDS encoding DUF6686 family protein has protein sequence MCNHFKYLTKNRNGFLVYCAKLKAYQLSYKNLNFNLTPEELDSLFKYLKNIDCDYWEKEYENSIYQKKIPIPTLQTNFMILLERYEVFELLVLLDITKPKEYLSMTDIDYPIHLN, from the coding sequence ATGTGCAATCATTTTAAATACTTAACGAAAAATAGAAATGGTTTTTTGGTATATTGTGCCAAATTAAAAGCCTATCAACTTTCTTATAAAAATTTAAACTTCAATCTAACCCCTGAAGAATTAGATAGTTTATTTAAGTATTTAAAAAATATTGATTGTGATTATTGGGAAAAAGAATATGAAAATTCTATTTATCAAAAGAAGATTCCGATACCCACTTTGCAAACTAACTTTATGATCTTGTTAGAACGATACGAAGTCTTTGAACTTTTGGTTTTACTAGATATTACAAAGCCTAAGGAATATCTTTCTATGACTGATATAGATTACCCAATACATTTAAACTAA